A genomic segment from Desulfovibrio sp. encodes:
- a CDS encoding D-alanine--D-alanine ligase, whose amino-acid sequence MKILLIAGGWSTEREVSLNGAHAMQQALVERGHNVTFFDLLSGFDRLLETAAAHDFALINLHGAPGEDGLVQAMLERVGCPYQGSGPAGSFLALNKSAAKQIFRHAGLPTADWEFLPRTPEAGWQPSLPYPLFVKSNTGGSSLRMGRAANRAELDAVLKGIFDVGDEVIIEPVLAGREVTCGILGDTALPPILIEPVAGDFFDYESKYAKDGAREICPAPISEVLTARVQELALAAHKALGLRGYSRADFILGADDSLAILEVNTLPGMTATSLVPREARTVGMDFGQLLEKLIELGLAGQRRN is encoded by the coding sequence ATGAAAATTCTTTTGATTGCGGGCGGGTGGTCGACTGAGCGCGAAGTTTCGCTCAACGGTGCGCACGCCATGCAGCAGGCGCTGGTTGAGCGCGGCCACAACGTAACGTTTTTTGACCTGCTCTCGGGCTTTGATCGCCTGCTTGAAACCGCCGCTGCACACGATTTTGCGCTTATCAACCTGCACGGCGCGCCCGGCGAAGACGGTCTGGTACAGGCCATGCTGGAGCGCGTGGGCTGTCCCTACCAGGGTTCCGGTCCTGCGGGTTCATTCCTGGCGCTCAACAAAAGCGCGGCCAAGCAGATTTTTCGCCATGCAGGCCTGCCCACCGCAGATTGGGAATTTTTGCCCCGCACCCCCGAGGCTGGCTGGCAGCCCTCGTTGCCGTACCCACTGTTTGTCAAAAGCAATACTGGCGGCTCTTCGCTGCGTATGGGCCGCGCGGCCAATCGCGCCGAACTTGACGCCGTGCTGAAAGGCATTTTTGATGTGGGTGATGAGGTCATCATCGAGCCCGTGCTGGCTGGACGCGAGGTAACCTGCGGCATTCTGGGTGATACGGCTTTGCCGCCCATTTTGATCGAGCCCGTGGCAGGTGATTTTTTTGACTACGAAAGCAAATACGCCAAGGACGGCGCGCGTGAAATCTGCCCCGCGCCCATCAGCGAGGTCCTCACCGCGAGGGTGCAGGAGCTGGCTCTTGCAGCGCACAAGGCCCTTGGCCTGCGGGGCTACAGTCGGGCCGACTTTATTCTGGGGGCCGACGACAGCCTTGCCATACTTGAGGTCAACACCTTGCCGGGCATGACGGCCACAAGCCTGGTGCCGCGCGAGGCCCGCACCGTGGGCATGGATTTTGGCCAGCTGCTCGAAAAGCTCATTGAGCTCGGGCTGGCTGGCCAGCGCCGCAACTGA
- a CDS encoding protease modulator HflC, translating to MSRNPLALTLIALVVLVVGTQGFFTVHQTQKALVLQLGEPLSQVYGPGLHFKIPFIQNVVYFDARVLDYEARSREAFTVDKKAIVLDNYARWKIIDPLQFYRTMRSIPGAQARLDDVVYSQLRALVGAYTLTEVVSSHRAAIMKEVTNKVSDLMHGYGVEVLDVRIKRTDLPPENQRAIFGRMRAERERQAKQYRSEGEEESTRIRSDADRQRAVILAEAARAAQIERGQGDAKAAAAYAQAYNKAPQFYAYQRWLDAMRKSLKENSKMVLSNETPLLNQQR from the coding sequence ATGAGCAGAAATCCCTTAGCCCTGACCCTGATTGCTCTTGTAGTTCTAGTCGTAGGCACGCAGGGCTTTTTTACCGTGCACCAGACGCAGAAAGCCCTGGTATTGCAGCTGGGTGAACCGCTTTCGCAGGTTTATGGCCCCGGTCTGCATTTCAAGATTCCTTTTATCCAGAACGTGGTCTATTTCGATGCCCGCGTGCTGGATTATGAGGCGCGCTCGCGTGAGGCCTTTACAGTAGACAAGAAGGCCATTGTGCTCGACAACTACGCGCGCTGGAAGATTATTGATCCCTTGCAGTTTTACCGCACCATGCGTTCTATCCCCGGGGCGCAGGCTCGACTGGACGACGTTGTCTACTCACAGTTGCGGGCGCTTGTGGGCGCATACACCCTTACAGAGGTAGTGTCTTCGCACAGGGCGGCCATTATGAAGGAAGTGACCAACAAGGTTTCCGACCTTATGCATGGCTACGGGGTAGAGGTGTTGGACGTGCGCATCAAGCGCACTGACCTGCCGCCAGAAAACCAGCGCGCGATCTTTGGTCGCATGCGGGCCGAACGCGAGCGGCAGGCCAAACAGTATCGTTCGGAAGGCGAAGAGGAATCCACGCGTATTCGCTCGGACGCCGACCGTCAGCGCGCAGTTATCTTGGCAGAGGCGGCGCGCGCTGCACAGATTGAACGAGGGCAGGGCGATGCCAAAGCGGCAGCGGCATACGCTCAGGCCTATAACAAGGCCCCCCAGTTCTACGCGTACCAGCGCTGGCTTGATGCCATGCGCAAGTCATTAAAAGAGAACAGTAAAATGGTGCTTTCTAACGAAACGCCATTGCTCAATCAGCAACGTTGA
- the hflK gene encoding FtsH protease activity modulator HflK, translating into MNWDWDKLQEKRQKQGSNPPPRQPQDFDSDDTEQEEEAPRARRTPFNNGRGPGGDENPFAKIARMRFPNGRAIFVVVFAIVGLWLLSGIYIINPDEQGVVLRFGKYNRTEGPGPHYAWPTPIESVYKPQVTQVLRGEVGFRSVGQTATFQQGQVRTVPEEASMLTGDENIVNVQFSVQYKISDPVEYLFNVTAPAALVRNAAEAAMREVIGNSLIDSAITDGKLKIQSEATHLLQTVLDRYGAGIQVLAVQLQDVHPPQEVIDAFKDVASAREDKSRIINEAEAYRNELLPKARGQAAAMVNDAEAYSATRLRTAEGDAARFDALRIEHDKAPKVTEQRLYYEAMEEILSNAGEKVVMDNPTAGRTLPYLTLPGLGAPASPKTLEKK; encoded by the coding sequence ATGAATTGGGACTGGGACAAACTACAGGAAAAACGGCAGAAGCAAGGTTCTAACCCTCCGCCACGGCAGCCGCAGGATTTTGATTCTGACGACACCGAGCAGGAAGAAGAAGCACCACGCGCCAGGCGCACTCCCTTCAACAACGGTCGCGGCCCCGGCGGCGACGAAAATCCGTTTGCCAAGATCGCCCGTATGCGTTTTCCCAACGGTCGGGCCATCTTTGTTGTTGTTTTTGCTATTGTGGGGCTGTGGCTTCTCTCTGGCATATACATCATCAACCCCGACGAGCAGGGCGTTGTACTGCGTTTTGGCAAATATAACCGCACAGAGGGGCCTGGCCCCCACTATGCGTGGCCCACACCCATCGAATCTGTATACAAACCGCAGGTAACCCAGGTTTTGCGCGGCGAGGTTGGCTTCCGCTCTGTGGGACAGACGGCCACCTTCCAGCAAGGACAGGTGCGCACCGTTCCCGAAGAAGCCTCCATGCTCACGGGTGACGAAAACATCGTCAACGTGCAGTTCAGCGTACAGTACAAAATCAGTGATCCTGTGGAGTACCTTTTTAACGTCACCGCTCCGGCAGCCCTTGTGCGCAACGCCGCCGAGGCCGCCATGCGCGAAGTTATCGGCAACAGCCTGATCGATTCGGCCATTACCGACGGCAAGCTGAAAATCCAGAGCGAGGCCACCCACCTGCTGCAGACCGTGCTTGACCGCTACGGCGCAGGCATTCAGGTGCTGGCCGTGCAGCTGCAGGACGTGCATCCGCCGCAGGAAGTTATTGACGCCTTCAAGGATGTTGCCAGCGCCCGAGAGGACAAAAGCCGCATCATCAACGAGGCAGAGGCCTATCGCAACGAGCTGCTGCCCAAGGCCAGAGGCCAGGCGGCCGCCATGGTAAACGATGCCGAGGCCTACAGCGCCACGCGCCTGCGCACCGCAGAGGGTGACGCCGCCCGTTTTGATGCCCTGCGCATCGAGCACGACAAGGCTCCCAAGGTGACAGAACAGCGCCTCTATTATGAAGCCATGGAAGAAATTCTTTCCAACGCGGGTGAAAAGGTAGTTATGGACAACCCGACCGCCGGGCGTACCTTACCTTACCTTACCCTGCCCGGTCTCGGCGCTCCCGCATCGCCCAAGACGCTGGAGAAAAAATAA
- a CDS encoding glycosyltransferase family protein → MARVLYGIHGTGHGHAMRGLTIARRLSRHEFLFVADDDAPKILEPEFPVRRLPNLGTVFKNYKVDMAATIGRAIPLLLHRQRYIDQVSRLIDEFRPDVCMTDLEYFVPRAAEKAGIPCLTLDHQHIITCCQHNLPPNMWWDTFVQGLTPRYLFRPTAENLIISFYAPPVLPQYKARVAPPILRDSVLALNPRDDGHVLVYQSNSTHRKLVDFLRAATRKTCYVFGYDRTEGQEDNVVFMRKSEEGFLRLLEGCSYVVQGGGHTLMGEALHLGKPILTLPLKAMVEQRFNALYIERLNYGMQADMHTLEPELLQKFEANLPAYKAAIAAGNFCGNETVFGLVDHFIRNGSLPVHGNPAVQE, encoded by the coding sequence ATGGCGCGCGTACTATACGGCATTCACGGCACAGGCCACGGGCACGCCATGCGCGGCCTGACCATTGCCCGTCGCCTTTCACGGCACGAATTTCTTTTTGTGGCAGACGACGACGCGCCCAAAATTCTTGAGCCGGAATTTCCCGTGCGCCGCCTGCCCAATCTGGGCACGGTGTTCAAAAACTACAAGGTGGACATGGCAGCAACCATTGGCCGCGCCATTCCCCTGCTGTTGCACAGGCAGCGCTACATTGACCAGGTTTCGCGTCTGATCGACGAATTCAGGCCCGATGTCTGCATGACCGATCTTGAATACTTTGTGCCGCGCGCAGCCGAAAAGGCGGGCATCCCCTGCCTGACCCTCGACCACCAGCACATCATCACCTGCTGCCAGCACAACCTGCCGCCCAACATGTGGTGGGATACATTTGTGCAGGGTCTTACCCCACGCTACCTTTTTCGCCCCACGGCAGAGAACCTCATCATTTCTTTTTACGCGCCGCCGGTGCTGCCCCAGTACAAGGCGCGCGTGGCCCCGCCCATTCTGCGCGACAGCGTGCTTGCCCTCAACCCGCGCGACGACGGCCACGTGCTTGTGTATCAGAGCAATTCAACCCACCGTAAACTTGTGGACTTTTTGCGCGCCGCCACGCGCAAGACCTGCTATGTTTTTGGTTACGACCGCACAGAAGGGCAGGAAGACAACGTGGTCTTCATGCGCAAGAGCGAGGAAGGGTTCCTTCGTCTGCTCGAAGGCTGCTCCTACGTGGTTCAGGGCGGCGGGCACACCCTCATGGGCGAGGCCCTGCACCTTGGCAAGCCCATACTTACCCTGCCCCTCAAGGCCATGGTGGAACAGCGCTTCAACGCCCTGTACATCGAACGCCTGAATTACGGCATGCAGGCCGACATGCATACCCTTGAGCCTGAGCTGCTGCAAAAGTTCGAGGCCAACCTGCCAGCTTACAAGGCCGCCATTGCCGCCGGCAATTTCTGCGGCAACGAAACCGTTTTTGGCCTTGTGGACCACTTTATCCGCAACGGTTCCCTGCCAGTGCACGGCAACCCCGCCGTACAGGAATAG
- a CDS encoding HDIG domain-containing metalloprotein translates to MNTTSTAQPPLTEGNRPLADLPPLPSLCRAGALRPVPNDTACFALWDKYAMFPNIRRHSLLVAHVATVLAQRAADMGFDVRVPEVRAGGLLHDIAKTYCVKHGGSHAQVGAAWTVAETGNYAIAQGVMMHVWWPWTLPQGPEICSLPFFVIYADKRIRHDSCVTLEERYEDLLERYGRSATSREGIGVAYKQGKNIESALEAQLGWTLHENSFDCGRVVD, encoded by the coding sequence ATGAACACCACTTCCACCGCGCAGCCCCCCCTGACAGAAGGCAATCGACCGCTGGCCGACCTGCCCCCTTTGCCATCGCTCTGCCGTGCTGGTGCCCTGCGGCCCGTGCCCAACGATACCGCCTGCTTTGCCCTGTGGGACAAGTACGCCATGTTTCCCAACATTCGGCGGCATTCGCTGCTGGTTGCGCATGTGGCCACGGTTCTTGCCCAGCGGGCAGCAGATATGGGCTTTGACGTGCGCGTGCCAGAGGTGCGTGCTGGCGGCCTGCTGCACGACATTGCGAAAACCTACTGCGTCAAGCACGGCGGCAGCCATGCGCAGGTTGGCGCAGCCTGGACAGTGGCCGAAACCGGAAACTACGCCATCGCCCAGGGGGTGATGATGCATGTGTGGTGGCCGTGGACCTTGCCCCAAGGGCCGGAAATCTGTTCCCTGCCGTTTTTTGTCATCTACGCGGACAAGCGCATCCGGCACGACAGCTGCGTTACGCTTGAAGAGCGGTACGAAGACCTGCTTGAACGCTATGGCCGCAGCGCGACCTCGCGTGAGGGCATTGGCGTGGCCTACAAGCAGGGAAAAAATATTGAAAGCGCCCTTGAGGCGCAGCTGGGATGGACCCTACATGAAAATTCTTTTGATTGCGGGCGGGTGGTCGACTGA
- a CDS encoding helix-turn-helix domain-containing protein: MPGFTEIYERIKLATNSRTQVELAEVLDIRQSSISDAKRRNSVPGDWFMKLFEKFGLNPDWLKQGVGPMYLRTEQGYVPEDAPAALAETAAHYGDAMARGGIHSVYDAKCVYSDDAPRPALALAGKISLPLSLTRDGLQVLRVRGANMAPFIFEGAHVGVDTMDTDVVSGRVYAIFAPNEGLVLRRVFLNSTQDGYVLRSEAAAFPETQLPASLLTKRMLGRVAWVLQEV; encoded by the coding sequence ATGCCCGGTTTTACAGAGATTTATGAGCGCATCAAACTGGCCACCAACAGCCGCACTCAGGTTGAGCTGGCCGAAGTACTGGACATCCGTCAGTCCAGTATCTCTGATGCCAAGAGGCGCAATTCCGTGCCTGGTGACTGGTTCATGAAATTGTTTGAGAAGTTCGGCCTCAACCCCGACTGGCTCAAGCAGGGTGTTGGCCCCATGTACCTTCGCACCGAGCAGGGATACGTGCCCGAAGACGCGCCTGCCGCCCTCGCCGAAACTGCTGCCCACTATGGTGATGCCATGGCCCGTGGTGGTATCCATTCGGTTTATGATGCCAAGTGCGTATACAGCGATGACGCTCCTCGGCCCGCACTCGCCCTAGCGGGAAAAATCTCACTGCCTCTTTCGCTTACGCGTGATGGCCTTCAGGTCTTGCGTGTGCGCGGTGCCAACATGGCTCCCTTTATTTTTGAGGGTGCGCATGTGGGCGTGGATACCATGGATACAGACGTGGTCTCTGGCCGTGTGTACGCCATCTTTGCCCCCAATGAGGGGCTGGTGTTGCGCAGGGTCTTTTTGAACAGCACACAGGATGGCTATGTGCTGCGTTCGGAGGCTGCGGCCTTTCCTGAAACGCAGCTTCCGGCAAGCCTGTTGACCAAGCGCATGCTTGGCCGCGTGGCGTGGGTGCTACAGGAAGTATAG
- a CDS encoding DMT family transporter, which produces MTHSKAFAGHLAALFCILVWGTTFISTKVLLRAFSPVEILFFRFLLGYAALWLACPRFLRLTDRRQEVLFACAGLCGVTLYFLLENIALTYTFASNVGVIVAISPFFAGLLAFWLLRAERPGLNFFLGFVAAMLGIGLISFSGSTQLQLNPVGDVLAVLAGLSWAGYSILTRKLMAFGYNSLQVTRRCFFYGLLFMLPALPLMDFSWNLERLADFTNSANLLFLGLGASALCFVAWTFAIQRLGAVKSCVYIYLVPVVTVITAVLVLHERITLMAAAGTALTLLGLAISEMRSFSLLKKAEPLRR; this is translated from the coding sequence ATGACGCACAGCAAGGCTTTTGCGGGGCATCTGGCTGCCCTGTTCTGTATTCTTGTGTGGGGAACCACATTTATTTCCACAAAGGTATTGCTGCGGGCATTTTCGCCAGTAGAGATACTGTTCTTTCGTTTTTTGCTGGGCTACGCGGCCCTGTGGCTTGCCTGCCCGCGCTTTCTGCGGCTCACAGACAGGCGGCAGGAAGTGTTGTTTGCCTGTGCGGGCCTGTGCGGTGTGACGCTTTATTTTCTGCTTGAAAATATAGCTCTTACCTACACCTTTGCCTCAAACGTGGGCGTGATTGTGGCCATCTCGCCTTTTTTTGCGGGCCTGCTGGCTTTTTGGCTGCTGCGGGCCGAACGGCCCGGTCTGAACTTTTTTCTGGGTTTTGTGGCGGCCATGCTGGGCATTGGCCTCATAAGCTTCAGCGGCAGCACCCAGTTGCAGCTTAATCCCGTGGGCGATGTGCTGGCTGTACTGGCCGGGCTTTCGTGGGCGGGCTATTCCATTCTCACACGCAAGCTCATGGCCTTTGGCTACAACAGCCTGCAGGTTACGCGGCGCTGCTTTTTTTACGGGCTTCTGTTCATGCTGCCCGCTCTGCCCTTAATGGATTTTTCGTGGAATCTTGAGCGGCTGGCTGATTTCACCAACAGTGCCAACCTGCTGTTTCTGGGGCTGGGGGCGTCGGCCCTGTGCTTTGTTGCCTGGACATTCGCCATCCAGCGCCTTGGTGCGGTGAAGAGCTGTGTTTATATCTATCTTGTTCCCGTAGTCACGGTCATCACGGCAGTGCTGGTGCTGCACGAGCGCATCACCCTGATGGCCGCCGCAGGCACTGCCCTGACCCTGTTGGGACTGGCAATATCTGAAATGCGCAGTTTCAGCCTGCTGAAAAAAGCGGAGCCATTGCGCCGCTAG
- a CDS encoding lytic murein transglycosylase: MCACSGAQTASSPARGGDGITSYDLPSSPAAGTPSYTTPYTAQPVSPQGSQGTVSPGYAGGNSAPTYGQPQAQPYGYGAPAQNTTPAYAPSYAPAQPQPAAMAGGIAPAWQPLAARLAADGLSGPRVDALLATLSATPTQSPMGRKMRELYNRKFFPKPPSTAPAAQYYKGVLTEANAQLCRDFVAQNKRAFDQASARYGVPSSIAVSLLFVETRLGKVLADVPENAFYTLASMAVTRQPSDIPEWLSRMPGYEEHLDWFAEIMPKRADWAYKEVKALVEHMLRDNLDPHHLPSSIYGAVGLCQFMPSNIATYGADGDGDGKVDLFTIPDAVASLSNYLAKHGWQPGQPRARQHQLLMAYNHASIYANTILALSDMVNGAPSPEAAKAAQAKPAPAKPAAAKAVPGKTAPAKTKPAPAKPSNGKVQGQ; the protein is encoded by the coding sequence TTGTGCGCCTGCAGTGGCGCGCAAACGGCTTCTTCACCCGCGCGCGGCGGTGACGGCATAACGTCGTACGACCTGCCGTCTTCTCCCGCTGCGGGGACGCCGTCGTATACAACGCCGTATACCGCGCAGCCTGTTTCGCCGCAAGGTTCTCAGGGCACTGTTTCCCCCGGTTATGCCGGGGGCAACAGTGCCCCAACCTACGGCCAGCCACAGGCGCAGCCTTACGGTTATGGCGCACCCGCGCAAAATACCACGCCCGCTTACGCGCCCTCGTATGCGCCAGCCCAGCCACAGCCAGCAGCTATGGCCGGGGGGATAGCGCCAGCGTGGCAGCCCCTTGCCGCACGGCTTGCGGCTGACGGGCTTTCCGGCCCGCGTGTGGATGCACTGCTGGCTACGCTCAGCGCCACGCCCACGCAGTCGCCCATGGGCAGAAAAATGCGCGAGCTGTACAACCGCAAGTTTTTCCCCAAGCCTCCGTCCACCGCCCCGGCCGCCCAGTATTACAAGGGCGTGCTGACCGAGGCCAATGCCCAGCTGTGCCGCGATTTTGTGGCCCAGAACAAGCGTGCCTTTGATCAGGCCAGCGCACGCTATGGCGTGCCTTCGTCTATCGCGGTTTCGCTGCTTTTTGTGGAAACCCGGTTGGGCAAGGTACTGGCCGATGTGCCAGAAAACGCTTTTTACACTCTCGCCAGCATGGCGGTGACGCGTCAGCCCTCGGATATTCCCGAATGGTTGTCGCGCATGCCCGGCTACGAGGAACATCTGGACTGGTTTGCCGAAATCATGCCCAAACGGGCCGACTGGGCCTACAAGGAAGTTAAGGCCCTGGTGGAGCACATGCTGCGCGACAATCTTGATCCGCACCATTTGCCCAGCTCCATCTACGGTGCTGTGGGTCTGTGCCAGTTCATGCCTTCCAACATCGCCACCTACGGCGCGGATGGCGACGGTGACGGCAAGGTTGACCTGTTCACCATACCCGATGCCGTGGCCAGTCTTTCAAACTATCTGGCAAAGCATGGCTGGCAGCCAGGCCAGCCCCGGGCTCGGCAGCATCAGCTGCTCATGGCCTATAACCATGCGAGCATCTACGCCAACACCATTCTGGCGTTGTCAGACATGGTGAACGGCGCGCCCTCGCCAGAGGCCGCCAAGGCTGCACAGGCCAAGCCAGCCCCGGCAAAACCCGCAGCAGCCAAGGCTGTTCCGGGCAAGACCGCCCCGGCCAAGACCAAGCCAGCTCCGGCCAAGCCGTCCAATGGCAAGGTGCAGGGCCAGTAA
- a CDS encoding DNA repair exonuclease — MDGIRYIHAADLHLDTPFQGLSRSASQGAHLARLLQEATFKAMERLFRLCETDKPDFLILAGDVYNEENHSVKAQLKLCDGCRRLRDAGVRVFLAHGNHDPLSSRLAAVQWPDNVTIFGPDAESHTIEKDGQVVAVVHGISHAKIKEGRNLARMFRRSQQHQCFQLGVLHCTVEGQSKADRYAPCSLDDLKNTGLDAWALGHVHERATLSTQPFVAYSGNSQGLHINEPGPRGCLRVTASHQADGTFACREDFVRLGPVQWARVQVDLDDVADLNEVERRTTLALEQAAEATDPGCEALIARVVLRGRTPLDAALRDSVNQEDLAERLAHLQTSTPSVWLKDMLAETSPAIDREQYLQREDLLGEALRLADRMAQGGDTLHDVAAPALKQLYEHGQLRHILTQPDDERMQALLEEAERLCTDLLEAR; from the coding sequence ATGGACGGCATCCGCTATATTCACGCCGCCGATCTGCATCTGGACACGCCGTTTCAGGGGCTTTCCCGCTCGGCGTCACAGGGCGCACATCTGGCGCGTCTGCTGCAAGAGGCCACATTCAAGGCCATGGAACGCCTGTTCCGGCTGTGCGAAACAGACAAGCCGGATTTTCTTATTCTTGCGGGCGACGTATATAATGAGGAAAACCACAGCGTAAAAGCCCAGCTCAAACTGTGCGACGGGTGCCGCCGCCTGCGTGATGCCGGTGTGCGGGTTTTTCTGGCGCACGGCAACCATGACCCCCTTTCGTCGCGCCTTGCAGCCGTGCAATGGCCCGACAATGTGACCATTTTCGGACCGGATGCCGAAAGCCATACCATTGAAAAAGACGGCCAGGTGGTGGCCGTGGTGCATGGCATCAGCCATGCAAAAATCAAGGAAGGCCGCAATCTTGCCCGCATGTTCCGCCGCAGCCAGCAGCACCAGTGCTTTCAGCTGGGCGTACTGCATTGCACGGTTGAAGGGCAGAGCAAGGCCGACCGCTATGCCCCCTGCTCGCTGGACGACCTAAAAAATACAGGGCTCGACGCCTGGGCACTGGGCCATGTGCACGAGCGGGCCACATTGAGCACGCAGCCCTTTGTTGCCTATAGCGGTAATTCGCAGGGGCTGCACATCAACGAACCCGGTCCGCGCGGCTGCCTGCGCGTTACGGCCAGCCACCAGGCGGACGGCACGTTTGCCTGCCGCGAAGATTTTGTGCGTCTTGGGCCTGTGCAGTGGGCCAGGGTGCAGGTTGACCTGGACGACGTGGCCGACCTCAACGAGGTGGAACGCCGCACCACCCTTGCGCTGGAACAGGCCGCCGAAGCCACCGACCCCGGCTGCGAAGCCCTGATCGCCCGCGTGGTTCTGCGTGGCCGCACCCCGCTTGATGCGGCACTGCGCGACTCGGTCAATCAGGAAGATCTGGCCGAAAGGCTGGCCCACCTGCAAACCTCCACACCCAGTGTATGGCTCAAGGACATGCTGGCAGAAACCAGCCCAGCCATCGACCGCGAGCAATACCTGCAGCGCGAGGATCTGCTGGGCGAGGCCCTGCGCCTGGCCGACCGCATGGCGCAAGGCGGCGACACCCTGCACGATGTGGCCGCGCCAGCTCTCAAGCAGCTTTATGAACACGGGCAGTTACGCCACATTCTCACTCAACCCGACGATGAGCGCATGCAAGCCCTGCTGGAAGAGGCCGAACGCCTGTGCACCGATCTTCTGGAGGCCCGCTGA
- a CDS encoding glycosyltransferase, which yields MHEPSTGASPAGPLCNVTIPVFNRPAATESAVRALAQTSREVPFHITVVDNGSEPELVKTLLRLRDEGVIDNLFLLPRNMGVACAANVGWELVPAPLYMKLDNDTAMVRRHWLRDLLALWSHGQPVSNLGGAFNREMLHKTPGCQQTPLGELGLCVGNLPGQAVLVPQAVSEKLGFWNEEYGLYGGEDGDYGLRMQAAGLPQYYYLGPDYFENIREDDDARQTYVARGIDKRRLHRELVIRDNLCMGKLFMNKILYQSGLRSLAPMRRYAVEDVDSQGRVRLGERREYKEFQRDLAGVAAGLNNRFRDYVMSYQLDADTAEAMRQMLAKHAQAAKINQGL from the coding sequence ATGCACGAGCCCAGCACAGGGGCGAGCCCGGCGGGGCCGCTCTGTAACGTGACCATTCCTGTTTTTAACAGGCCCGCAGCCACTGAAAGCGCAGTTCGTGCGCTGGCCCAAACCTCTCGCGAGGTTCCGTTTCACATTACAGTTGTGGACAACGGCAGCGAACCGGAGCTGGTAAAAACCCTGCTGCGCCTGCGCGACGAGGGGGTCATAGACAATCTTTTTCTGCTGCCTCGCAACATGGGCGTGGCCTGCGCTGCCAACGTGGGCTGGGAACTTGTGCCAGCGCCGCTGTACATGAAGCTTGATAACGATACGGCCATGGTGCGGCGGCACTGGCTGCGTGACCTGCTGGCCCTGTGGAGCCACGGGCAGCCTGTCTCGAATCTTGGGGGCGCGTTTAACCGCGAAATGCTGCATAAAACCCCTGGCTGCCAGCAGACCCCGCTCGGAGAACTGGGCCTGTGCGTGGGCAATCTGCCCGGGCAGGCCGTGCTGGTGCCGCAGGCTGTTTCAGAAAAGCTGGGCTTCTGGAATGAAGAATACGGCCTTTACGGCGGCGAAGACGGCGATTACGGCCTGCGCATGCAGGCTGCGGGCCTGCCGCAGTATTATTATCTTGGGCCTGACTATTTCGAGAATATCAGGGAAGACGACGATGCCCGCCAGACCTACGTGGCGCGCGGCATAGACAAGCGCAGGCTGCACAGGGAGCTGGTCATCAGGGATAACCTGTGCATGGGCAAACTGTTCATGAACAAGATTCTCTACCAGTCTGGTCTGCGCTCACTTGCTCCCATGCGTCGCTATGCCGTGGAGGATGTGGACAGTCAGGGCCGGGTGCGGCTGGGTGAAAGGCGCGAGTACAAGGAATTTCAGCGCGACCTTGCTGGAGTGGCGGCGGGGTTGAACAATCGTTTCAGAGATTATGTCATGTCTTATCAGCTGGATGCTGACACGGCAGAAGCAATGCGGCAGATGCTTGCCAAGCATGCCCAGGCCGCAAAAATCAATCAGGGGCTATAA